The following are encoded in a window of Magnolia sinica isolate HGM2019 chromosome 11, MsV1, whole genome shotgun sequence genomic DNA:
- the LOC131218771 gene encoding uncharacterized protein LOC131218771 — translation MALTAPPLLSQVLLPKPLKSPKYPSLAIPPPLSARRTKTHLCCSSSRNPISDPELASELAAEVARINTPLVQRKEAMEKSRDLLFVDFCHYLGLKADDVKKRWRDFGEEEKLDWVRGFVAEWGVAFHPLSLKSVKEMVEECIGEGNPTPVSPFDGFARLAKVMRLY, via the coding sequence ATGGCATTAACAGCTCCTCCTCTTCTTTCCCAAGTTCTCCTCCCAAAACCTCTAAAATCCCCAAAATACCCCTCCCTCGCTATCCCACCACCCCTCTCTGCAAGAAGAACGAAAACCCACCTTTGCTGCAGCAGCAGTAGAAACCCCATCTCTGATCCAGAGCTTGCATCAGAGCTAGCAGCAGAGGTTGCAAGAATCAACACCCCATTGGTGCAGAGGAAGGAGGCCATGGAGAAGAGCAGAGACCTCCTCTTTGTAGATTTCTGCCATTACCTTGGACTGAAAGCAGATGATGTGAAGAAAAGATGGAGAGActttggagaagaagagaagctGGATTGGGTTAGAGGGTTTGTTGCTGAATGGGGTGTGGCTTTCCATCCACTGTCTCTGAAATCTGTGAAAGAAATGGTGGAAGAATGCATTGGTGAGGGAAACCCAACTCCAGTCTCTCCTT